The nucleotide window TGTACTTCCTCAAGGGGACGGCCCTGCTCTACGCCGGCCAGGAGGTCGCGGCAACGCATGTGCCGAGCCTCTTCGACAAGGACGTCATCGACTGGGGCGCGGGGCGCGACCTCTCCGGCCTGCTGGCCCGCTTGGGTCGCATCAAGCACGACGTCCTGGGTGCGGATGACGTCTTCTCGGGTCGGGCCGCAGGCGACGTCGCACTGCTCGCGCGCACGAACGCCGACGGACGCAAGCTAGGCGTGTTCAGCCTGCGCGGCAAGCGCGACGAGGTCGAGGTCGACCTCGCGGACGGCGACTACCGGAACCTCCTGGACGAGAGGGATGTGACCGTGAGCGACGGCAGGCTCTCCTGTGACGGCTCCCCCATCGTCCTTCGAGCATAGGGTCCTGACGAGGACCGACGAGGCCAGTCCGTCAGTTCCGTCGAGCCCTCAGGGCCCATGGGGTCCGCAGGGTTCGTCGAGTCCTCAGCATTCGTTGGAAATCAAACAGAACGTGCGTGACATACCTGCTTGACTGTCTGTCGAAGGGGAGGCGCCGCCACATGTGGCGACATCCGACGACAGGAGAGGGACATGGTCGAGGCTACGCTCACGCCCGAGAGGGTCCAACAGATGTTCTGCTTCCAGTGCGAGCAGACCGCACGCGGCACGGGTTGCACCGGCAAACAGGGGGTATGCGGCAAATCCGCCGAGGTCGCCGGTCTCGAGGACCAACTCACTGGCGCGATGATCGCGCTGTCCCAGGGGATCGTGGCGGGTGCCGCCGCGACTGCCGCGAGCGACCGGGCCGTCATGCGCGGCCTCTTCACCTGCATCACCAACGTCGACTTTGACCCCGCCTCCGTGCAGGCGGCCATCGACCACGTCCACGCGGTGAAGACCGCCATCGCACCTTTTGACACGACGCCCGACTTCGACATGGACGCGCTCTGGAACGAGGGGGACGAGGACGTGCGCTCCCTGAAGTCGCTCGTGCTCTTTGGCATCCGCGGCACTGCCGCCTACGCATACCACGCCGCCGCACTCGGGCGCAGCAGCCGCAAGGTCTTCGACTTCTTCTACAAGGCGCTGGCCGCCATCGGTTCCGACACGGCGGCCGACGACCTTCTCGTCCTGGTGGACGAGGCGGGCGCTGTCAACCTCGACTGCATGGCCATGCTGGACGAGGCCAACACCGGCACCTACGGCACCCCCGTTCCCACCATCGTGCCGCTCACCGTGGAGGACGGCCCCTTCATCGTTGTCACCGGACACGACCTCAAGGATCTCGAGGAGCTGCTGGACCAGACTGACGGCACCGGCGTCAACGTCTACACCCACGGCGAGATGCTGCCCGCCCACGCCTACCCCGAGCTCAAGCGTCACCCACAGCTGAAGGGCAACTTCGGCACCGCCTGGCAGAACCAGCAGCGCGAGTTTGACAACCTCCCCGCACCCATCCTCTGGACCACCAACTGCCTCATGCCACCCCGCAAGTCCTACGCCGACCGCGTGTGGACGACCGGCGTGGTCGACTTCCCGGGTTGTGCCCATATTGATGACACCAAGGGAGGTGCCAAGGACTTCTCCGGCGTCATCGACCAGGCCAAGAGGCTCGGCGGCTATGCCGAGGCCCAAGAGTTCACCGGCATCAACGGCGGCCATGAGGTCACCTGCGGCTTTGGCCACGGCAGCGTGCTTGGTGTCGCGGACAAGGTCATCGACGCCGTCAAGTCCGGCGAGATCAGGCACATCTTCCTGGTCGGAGGTTGCGACGGCGCCAAGCCCGGCCGCAACTACTACACCGACTTCGTGAAGGCGACGCCCGCCAACTCCCTCGTCCTCACGCTCGCCTGTGGCAAGTTCCGCTTCAACGACCTTGACCTGGGCACCGTTGTCGGCCTCCCCCGCATCCTGGACATGGGGCAGTGCAACGACGCCTACTCTGCCATCCAGGTTGCCGTGGCACTCGCCAAGGCCTTCGACTGCAGCGTCAACGAGCTGCCGCTCTCCATCGTGCTCTCCTGGTACGAGCAGAAGGCCGTCTGCGTCCTGCTCACCTTGCTCCACCTGGGCATCAAGAGCATCAAACTGGGGCCGTCGCTGCCTGCGTTCGTCTCGCCCGGCGTCTTGGACGTCCTGGTCAAGAGCTACGACATCGCTCCCGCCGGTACCGTCGAGGACGACCTGGCCGGCTGCCTGGCGTAACAGCAGGCACACACGGCAGGCACGCGCGGCAGGCGCATGCAGCAGGCACGCGCGGCAGGCATACACGGCAGGCATACACGGCAGGCATACACGGCAGGCATACACGGCAGGCACGCGCACTTGCGACTACGGCAACGAGACTGCAGCAAGGGACAGCGCGGCGCGCAGGGTATAGGTGAGGAGCATGCGAGAGGGGGTATGCAGGTGGACGGGAGAGCAACTTTTGTGAGTGAAGTCAGAGGTAAAATCACAATAACTCACCACACGTCCGTTTTCGGACGCCCTCTGGATGGTAGAGGAGCTACTGTGAGTCATCTGGCACGACTACTCACAGAAGTTCCTCTCCCATCCGCCTTTTTCACACCTTGCGGACACGTGGAGAGGTACTGTGAGTCTCGTCCTGCAAGCCACTCACAATACTTCGTCAGCCGTCCCTAAGACTCTCAAAAATGGATGCGTGGCGAGTTATTGTGAAGCCCCCCGGCATGCGACTCACAATAGCTCGCCACACGTCCGTAGCGTCCGGAGAGCTGCTGAAATCATCGCCACTGCCACTGCCGCCGCTGCCGCTGCCACTGCCGCTGCCGCCGCCACTGCCGCCGCCGCTGACATTGCCTAATGCCCCCTGATGGAGTCCAGGAAGTCGCGAGCACGCTCGGTCTGGGGATGATCGAAGAACTCCTCGGGCGCACCCTCCTCCATGATGCGGCCATCGGCCATGAACACCACGCGGTCGGCCACGCGGCGGGCGAAGCCCATCTCGTGCGTGACGACGATCATGGTCATCCCCTCGCGCGCGAGCTCGACCATGACCTCGAGGACCTCGTTGATCATCTCGGGATCGAGCGCCGAGGTGGGCTCGTCGAAGAGCATCGCCTTGGGGTGCATCGCCAACGAGCGAGCGATGGCCACGCGCTGCTGCTGGCCACCCGAAAGCTGGGCGGGAACCTTCTGCGCCTGCTCGGCGACGCCCACGCGCCGCAGGAGCTCCATCGCCTCGGCCTTCGCCTGGTCCTTGGGCGTACCCAGGACCTCGATGGGACCCATGGTCACGTTATCCAGGATCGTGCGGTGCGCAAAGAGGTTGAAGGACTGGAAGACCATGCCCACCTCGGCGCGCATGGCGGCGAGCTCCTTGCCCTCCTGGGGCAGGGGCTGGCCCTCGATCTCGATGCATCCCGAGTCGATGGTCTCCAGACGGTTGATGGTGCGTATCATGGTGGACTTGCCCGAGCCGGACGGCCCGATGACCACCAGGACCTCACCCCTGCGGACAGTCAGGTTGACGTCCTTGAGGACGTGCAGGTCACCGTAGTGCTTGTTGACGTTTTCAAGACGGACGACGGGCGTTTGACGGACGACGGGCGCTTCGCTGTTCTGCTGCTCAGAGGCCATGGTTCTCCGATCGATGGGACTAGACGGGATTCTCGCTCGAACGCGTGATGATCTTGGTGTCGGTGCGGCGCGCGACCGCGATGGCCGCCTGGTTGATCGCATAGTTGAGCAGGATGTAAATGATCGCCACGACGAAATAGGTCGAGACGAGCGCGCTGTAGTTGCTGATGAGCACACGTGCGTTCTGGAGCATGTCCGGGTAGCTGACGACGTAGGCAACCGTGGTGTCCTTGACCACGACGACCAACTGCGAGATCAGCGAGGGGATGACGTAGCGGACGGCCTGGGGGAAGACGATCTTGAACATGACCTTCATCCTGCGCATGCCCAGCGAGTACGCGGCTTCGGACTGCCCCTGGGGCACGGCATTGACGCCCGCGCGGAAGACCTCCGCCAGCACGCCCGAGGCCGCCAGCCCCACGGGCAGCGTGATCATCCAGAACGAGGGCATCCTCACACCGTACTGCGGAACGACCATGAAGAAGAAGTAGATCAGCAGCAGGCTCGGAACGCCACGGAAGAAGTTGATGACCACACGGCAGAGGCCACCCAGGATGCGACTGCCACTCACGCGTCCCAGCATCAGCACGAAGCCCAAGGCTATGGC belongs to Olsenella uli DSM 7084 and includes:
- the hcp gene encoding hydroxylamine reductase, with the protein product MVEATLTPERVQQMFCFQCEQTARGTGCTGKQGVCGKSAEVAGLEDQLTGAMIALSQGIVAGAAATAASDRAVMRGLFTCITNVDFDPASVQAAIDHVHAVKTAIAPFDTTPDFDMDALWNEGDEDVRSLKSLVLFGIRGTAAYAYHAAALGRSSRKVFDFFYKALAAIGSDTAADDLLVLVDEAGAVNLDCMAMLDEANTGTYGTPVPTIVPLTVEDGPFIVVTGHDLKDLEELLDQTDGTGVNVYTHGEMLPAHAYPELKRHPQLKGNFGTAWQNQQREFDNLPAPILWTTNCLMPPRKSYADRVWTTGVVDFPGCAHIDDTKGGAKDFSGVIDQAKRLGGYAEAQEFTGINGGHEVTCGFGHGSVLGVADKVIDAVKSGEIRHIFLVGGCDGAKPGRNYYTDFVKATPANSLVLTLACGKFRFNDLDLGTVVGLPRILDMGQCNDAYSAIQVAVALAKAFDCSVNELPLSIVLSWYEQKAVCVLLTLLHLGIKSIKLGPSLPAFVSPGVLDVLVKSYDIAPAGTVEDDLAGCLA
- a CDS encoding amino acid ABC transporter ATP-binding protein; translation: MASEQQNSEAPVVRQTPVVRLENVNKHYGDLHVLKDVNLTVRRGEVLVVIGPSGSGKSTMIRTINRLETIDSGCIEIEGQPLPQEGKELAAMRAEVGMVFQSFNLFAHRTILDNVTMGPIEVLGTPKDQAKAEAMELLRRVGVAEQAQKVPAQLSGGQQQRVAIARSLAMHPKAMLFDEPTSALDPEMINEVLEVMVELAREGMTMIVVTHEMGFARRVADRVVFMADGRIMEEGAPEEFFDHPQTERARDFLDSIRGH
- a CDS encoding amino acid ABC transporter permease; amino-acid sequence: MSAQASIRDVLYEEPGPKARRRILVATVAAAVALAVLLALVVRRFYVTGQLAPKFWAFFARPTTWAFLFQGFLGTMEVSLTAGLIAIALGFVLMLGRVSGSRILGGLCRVVINFFRGVPSLLLIYFFFMVVPQYGVRMPSFWMITLPVGLAASGVLAEVFRAGVNAVPQGQSEAAYSLGMRRMKVMFKIVFPQAVRYVIPSLISQLVVVVKDTTVAYVVSYPDMLQNARVLISNYSALVSTYFVVAIIYILLNYAINQAAIAVARRTDTKIITRSSENPV